Proteins co-encoded in one Nicotiana sylvestris chromosome 7, ASM39365v2, whole genome shotgun sequence genomic window:
- the LOC138873587 gene encoding uncharacterized protein, producing the protein MAEDSELWDVICDRPFDPTKNLGDPAVAIPKTSKEIWEDLKIAHEGTTQVKQSKIDMLTIEYELFRMKDDEYIQDMHTRFTSTINELHSLGESIQRTSLLEKSLVYCPVLGKAKLTPLQRLRTYRH; encoded by the exons ATGGCTGAAGACTCTGAGTTATGGGATGTAATATGTGACAGACCTTTTGACCCTACAAAGAACCTTGGTGATCCAGCTGTAGCCATTCCCAAGACGT CAAAAGAGATCTGGGAGGATCTTAAGATAGCTCACGAGGGAACAACTCAGGTGAAACAATCCAAAATTGATATGCTCACAATAGAATATGAACTCTTCAGAATGAAAGATGATGAATACATCCAAGATATGCATACTCGATTCACCTCCACTATCAACGAGCTTCACTCTCTTGGTGAAAGTATTCAAAGAACAAGCTTGTTAGAAAAATCCTTAGTGTACTGCCcagttcttgggaaagcaaagttAACGCCATTACAGAGGCTAAGGACTTACAGACACTGA